The following coding sequences lie in one Actinomycetota bacterium genomic window:
- the rpsG gene encoding 30S ribosomal protein S7 produces the protein MPRKGPAPRRELMPDPIYRSVLVTQIVNKVLVRGKRSVAERIVYDALEIIKDKTGSEPTATLKRGIENVKPQLEVKSRRVGGATYQVPVEVRPRRANTLAIRWVVGYSRQRREKTMAGRLANELMDASNGIGSAVKRREDMHKMAESNKAFAHYRW, from the coding sequence ATGCCGAGGAAAGGTCCCGCCCCGCGTCGCGAGCTCATGCCCGACCCCATCTACCGGTCGGTGCTCGTGACGCAGATCGTCAACAAGGTGCTCGTGCGCGGCAAGCGGTCGGTGGCCGAGCGCATCGTCTACGACGCGCTCGAGATCATCAAGGACAAGACCGGCTCCGAGCCCACCGCCACCCTGAAGCGGGGCATCGAGAACGTGAAGCCCCAACTCGAGGTGAAGAGCCGTCGCGTCGGCGGCGCGACCTATCAGGTCCCGGTTGAGGTTCGGCCCCGCCGGGCCAACACGCTCGCCATCCGCTGGGTCGTGGGTTACTCGCGCCAGCGGCGGGAGAAGACCATGGCCGGGCGCCTCGCCAACGAGCTGATGGACGCCTCGAACGGCATCGGCTCCGCGGTCAAGCGCCGGGAAGACATGCACAAGATGGCTGAGAGCAACAAGGCGTTCGCCCACTACCGCTGGTAG